One Epinephelus fuscoguttatus linkage group LG10, E.fuscoguttatus.final_Chr_v1 genomic window carries:
- the LOC125896421 gene encoding meprin A subunit beta-like isoform X1, whose translation MAVSWIILFYGLGLAAAKLTGDTEMDVDEGRDWDIFDINEAAGLDLLEGDIEQDDAFRNSIIDDKYRWPTTIPYYLEDSLEINAKGVILKAFDQYRLKTCIDFTPWKKEENYISVYKGKGCSSFVGNQRKGKQQLSIGERCDTLGIVEHEFLHALGFWHEQSRADRDDYVNIIWGNIKTNHTHNFKKYNDTVSSALGVPYDYGSVMHYSKDGFSKNSEPTIVTKIPQFMDVIGQRIGLSASDLTKLNRLYNCTKSSTFVDSCDFEEDNICGMIQGPGNAKWERLTCARGGPQTDFSNMGQCKGKGYFMHFSTASAKSGACALLESRWFYPKPGAQCLQFFLYNSGAADDVLTIKVRQYDMANPSGKLKFFKRISGGVMGSWELHNINLDMTQKARVVFEGVRGKKSSNGGFSLDDINLSSTKCPQHIWHVRNISCLLATTSAQNPLYSPRFLSPEGYSFQVSVYMNRKSDRSEYLAIFFRLTSGPNDHKLKWPCPWRQATITLMDQQSDIRQQMNMHRTFTTDPNMKSSDGTEYFWDNPQKVGSRVNESNGSFYYRGPGWGWSQFIDHSSLKSRNFIKGDDAFFLLSLEDISHLLVSQPLPRSAVQADADLMMAADQGAPQGAGMSRSNRQQEIEKWQTSHDLPSPLTTP comes from the exons ATGGCAGTCAGCTGGATCATTCTGTTCTATGGCCTGGGACTG GCAGCAGCTAAGCTAACGGGTGATACAG AAATGGATGTTGATGAAGGTCGTGACTGGGACATCTTTGACATCAATGAAG CGGCGGGGCTGGACCTGCTGGAGGGAGATATCGAACAGGATGAT GCATTCAGAAACTCCATCATAGATGACAAGTATCGCTGGCCAACAACCATTCCCTACTACCTAGAGGACAGTCTGG agatcaATGCAAAGGGAGTGATCCTGAAGGCATTTGACCAGTACAGACTGAAGACCTGCATTGACTTCACACCAtggaaaaaagaggaaaactaCATCTCTGTGTATAAAGGGAAGGG ATGTTCCTCCTTTGTGGGGAACCAGCGTAAGGGGAAGCAGCAGCTGTCCATTGGTGAAAGGTGTGACACACTAGGAATCGTTGAGCATGAGTTTCTGCATGCTCTGGGCTTCTGGCACGAGCAGTCCAGAGCTGACCGAGATGATTACGTCAACATCATATGGGGAAACATCAAAACTA ATCATACACACAACTTCAAGAAATACAATGACACAGTGTCCAGTGCTCTTGGTGTTCCCTATGACTACGGCTCTGTAATGCACTACAGCAAGGATGGCTTCAGCAAGAACTCTGAGCCCACCATCGTCACCAAGATCCCCCAGTTCATGGATGTGATCGGTCAGAGGATAGGGCTCAGTGCTAGTGACCTAACCAAGCTCAACCGTCTCTACAACTGCA CCAAGTCTTCTACCTTTGTGGACAGCTGTGACTTTGAGGAGGACAACATTTGTGGGATGATTCAGGGTCCCGGCAATGCAAAGTGGGAACGACTCACTTGTGCTCGTGGAGGGCCTCAGACTGACTTCTCCAACATGGGACAATGCAAAG GAAAAGGCTACTTCATGCACTTCAGCACAGCCTCTGCTAAATCTGGTGCCTGTGCTCTACTGGAGAGTCGCTGGTTTTACCCCAAACCTGGAGCCCAGTGTCTGCAGTTCTTCCTCTATAACAGCGGGGCAGCTGATGATGTTCTCACTATCAAGGTGCGACAGTATGACATGGCCAACCCCAGCGGTAAACTGAAGTTCTTCAAGAGAATTTCAG GAGGTGTTATGGGCTCCTGGGAACTGCATAACATCAATCTGGATATGACACAGAAGGCCCGTGTGGTTTTTGAGGGCGTGAGGGGAAAGAAAAGTTCAAATGGAGGTTTCTCGCTGgatgacattaacctgtcatccACAAAGTGTCCTCAACACATCTGGCACGTCCGCAACATCAGCTGCCTGCTTGCCACCACGTCAGCACAAAACCCACTATACAGCCCTCGCTTTCTGTCACCAGAAGGTTACTCCTTTCAG GTCAGTGTGTACATGAACAGGAAAAGCGACCGTTCAGAGTACTTGGCCATCTTCTTCCGCCTGACCTCAGGCCCTAATGATCACAAACTCAAGTGGCCATGTCCATGGCGACAGGCAACCATCACCCTGATGGATCAGCAGTCTGACATCAGACAGCAAATGAACATGCACCGCACGTTCACCACTGACCCCAACATGAAGTCCTCTGATG GCACTGAGTACTTTTGGGATAATCCCCAGAAGGTGGGGTCTCGAGTAAATGAGTCTAATGGCAGCTTTTACTATCGAGGCCCAGGCTGGGGATGGTCACAATTCATCGACCACAGCAGCCTAAAGAGCAGAAACTTCATCAAAGGAGACGATGCCTTCTTCCTCCTCAGTCTGGAAG ATATCTCTCATCTCCTGGTATCTCAGCCTCTTCCCCGCTCTGCAGTCCAAGCTGACGCCGATCTAATGATGGCTGCAGACCAAGGTGCTCCGCAGGGAGCAGGGATGAGCAGGAGTAATAGACAGCAGGAGATCGAAAAG
- the LOC125896420 gene encoding NACHT, LRR and PYD domains-containing protein 12-like — translation MSDLEKEKDRSESPVSSCLSLKSDQSRDFPPFFSNEPGPSDTKEKKKRSHVSGEEQPSCCVLCQDVLRDPVSTSCGHWFCRQCITSHWDQSASSGDSSCPQCGKRSRTRAGLQTASQTITVQTGSGLQEVLDEHKISLRRRCEHVTEGSDETGRETLLNRIYTELYITEGQSEEVNTQHEVTQLETASKKKILHDTPIKCHEIFKALPDQQKHIRVILTNGVAGIGKTFSVQKFTLDWAEGLENQDVSLVILLSFRELNLIRDEQYSLLTLLHVFHPTLQKVTAEELAVCKVLFIFDGLDESRLSLDFQHNEVVTDVTQKSSVNVLLTNLIKGNLLPSALIWITSRPAAANQIPPACVDRVTEVRGFTDAQKEEYFRRRVSDEELSSRMISHIRTSRSLHIMCLIPVFCWITATVLDHMLTTEQRGELPKTLTDLYSHFLLVQTKRKKQKYNEEHETSPQELTEADREVLLKLGRLAFDHLEKGNMFYQEDLDRCGLDVTEASVFSGVCTEIFKRESVIFQQTVYCFVHLSIQEFLAAVYLFHCFTNRKTEVLEDFLGKDWDNYRPLDVVLEKYGNKHRPLKDFLGKDRDKNRSLDVFLKTAMEKSLQSENGHLDLFVRFLHGLSLESNQRLLGGLLGCTDNSPEIIQRAIKNLKKMSSDEISPDRSINIFRCLLEMNDHSIHQEIQEFLKSENRPEKKLSEIHCSALAYMLQMSEEVLDELNLRKYNTTEEGRLRLIPAVRNCRKAVLSGCGIPETHCGVMASALKSNPSHLRELHLSFNYYLQDSGVKQLCAGLESPNCRLETLRLRDCRLSEISCVSLASALKSNPSHLRELELSHNELQDSGVQLLCDFLESPHCRLETLRLSSCRLSEISCVSLASVLKSNPSHLRELELSHNELQDSGVKQLSAGLESPNCRLETLRLSSCRLSEISCVSLASALKSNPSHLRELELSNNDLQDSDVILLSDLERSPHCKLETLSWRW, via the exons agagaagaagaagaggagtcatgtttctgggGAGGAGCAGCCgtcctgctgtgttttgtgtcaGGACGTCCTGAGGGATCCAGTCTCTACCAGCTGTGGACACTGGTTCTGCAGACAGTGCATCACCTCACATTGGGACCAATCTGCTTCATCAGGAgactcctcctgtcctcagtgTGGGAAAAGATCCAGAAcaagagctggactgcagacagCCAGTCAGACCATCACTGTACAAA CAGGTAGTGGTCTGCAGGAAGTTTTAGATGAACATAAGATCAGTCTGAGGAGGAGATGTGAACATGTGACTGAAGGAAGTGATGAAACAGGAAGAGAAACCCTCCTCAACAGGATCTACACTgagctctacatcacagagggacagagtgaaGAGGTTAATACCCAACATGAGGTGACACAGCTTGAGACAGCTTCCAAGAAGAAGATCCTCCATGACACTCCAATCAAGTGTCACGAAATCTTTAAAGCTTTACCTgaccaacagaaacacatcagagtCATTCTTACGAATGGCGTCGCTGGCATTGGAAAAACCTTCTCGGTGCAGaagttcactctggactggGCTGAGGGTttggaaaaccaagatgtcAGTCTGGTGATTCTGCTTTCGTTCAGGGAGCTGAACTTGATCAGAGATGAGCAGTACAGTCTTCTCACTCTGCTCCATGTTTTCCATCCAACATTACAGAAGGTCACAGCAGAGGAGCTCGCTGTCTGTAAAGTTCTGTTCATCTTTGATGGCCTGGATGAAAGCAGACTGTCACTGGATTTCCAACACAATGAGGTTgtgactgatgtcacacagaagTCATCAGTCAATGTGCTGCTGACAAACCTCATCAAGGGGAATCTGCTCCCCTCGGCTCTCATCTGGATAACTTCccgacctgcagcagccaatcagatccctcCTGCATGTGTTGACAGGGTAACAGAAGTACGAGGCTTCACTGACGCTCAGAAGGAGGAGTACTTCAGGAGGAGAGTCAGTGATGAGGAGCTGTCCAGCAGAATGATTTCACACATCAGGACATCCAGGAGCCTCCACATCATGTGTCTaatcccagtcttctgctggatcactgctacagttctggaTCACATGTTGactacagagcagagaggagagctgcccaagaccctgactgacctgtactcacacttcctgctggttcagacaaagaggaagaagcagaAGTATAATGAGGAGCATGAGACAAGTCCACAGGAGCTGACGGAGGCTGACAGAGAAGTTCTTCTGAAGCTGGGGAGGCTGGCGTTTGATCATCTGGAGAAAGGAAACATGTTTTACCAAGAAGACCTGGATAGGTGTGGTCTTGATGTCACAGAGGCCTCGGTGTTCTCAGGAGTTTGTACAGAGATCTTCAAAAGAGAGAGTGTGATCTTCCAGCAAACAGTCTACTGCTTCGTTCATCTGAGCAttcaggagtttctggctgCTGTCTATCTGTTCCACTGTTTCACCAACAGGAAGACAGAGGTACTGGAGGACTTCCTGGGGAAAGACTGGGATAATTACAGACCCCTGGATGTCGTCCTGGAGAAATATGGGAATAAACACAGACCCCTGAAGGACTTCCTGGGGAAAGACCGGGATAAAAACAGATCCCTGGATGTGTTTCTGAAGACAGCCATGGAGAAATCCCTCCAAAGTGAAAATGGTCACCTAGACCTGTTTGTCCGTTTCCTTCATGGCCTGTCTCTGGAGTCCAACCAGAGACTACTGGGAGGCCTGCTGGGTTGTACAGACAACAGTCCAGAAATCATCCAGAGAGCCATCAAAAACCTGAAGAAGATGAGTAGTGATGAGATCTCTCCTGACAGAAGCATCAACATCTTCCGCTGTCTGCTGGAGATGAACGACCACTCAATACATCAGGAGATCCAAGAGTTCCTGAAGTCAGAGAACAGACCAGAGAAGAAACTCTCTGAGATCCACTGCTCAGCTCTGGCCTACATGCTGCAGATGTCAGAGGAGGTTCTGGATGAGTTGAACCTGAGGAAATACAACACAACAGAGGAGGGACGACTGAGACTGATTCCAGCTGTGAGGAACTGCAGAAAGGCTGT ACTTTCTGGCTGTGGAATCCCAGAGACTCACTGTGGAGTCATGGCCTCAGCTCttaagtccaacccctcccatctgagagagctgcacCTGAGTTTTAACTACTatctgcaggattcaggagtgaagcagctgtgtgctgGACTGGAGAGTCCAAACTGtagactggagactctgag GTTGAGGGACTGCAGgttgtcagagatcagctgtgtttctctggcctcagctctgaagtccaacccctcccatctgagagagctggagctGAGTCACAATgagctgcaggattcaggagtgcagctgctgtgtgattttctggagagcccacactgtagactggagactctgag atTGAGTTCCTGCAGgttgtcagagatcagctgtgtttctctggcctcagttctgaagtccaacccctcccatctgcgAGAGCTGGAGCTGAGTCACAATgagctgcaggattcaggagtgaagcagctGAGTGCTGGACTGGAGAGTCCAAACTGtagactggagactctgag aTTGAGTTCCTGCAGgttgtcagagatcagctgtgtttctttggcctcagctctgaagtccaacccctcccatctgagagagctggagctGAGCAACAACGACCTGCAGGATTCAGATGTGATACTGCTGTCTGATCTTGAGAggagtccacactgtaaactggagactctgag CTGGAGGTGGTGA
- the LOC125896421 gene encoding meprin A subunit beta-like isoform X2, whose amino-acid sequence MAVSWIILFYGLGLAAAKLTGDTEMDVDEGRDWDIFDINEAAGLDLLEGDIEQDDAFRNSIIDDKYRWPTTIPYYLEDSLEINAKGVILKAFDQYRLKTCIDFTPWKKEENYISVYKGKGCSSFVGNQRKGKQQLSIGERCDTLGIVEHEFLHALGFWHEQSRADRDDYVNIIWGNIKTNHTHNFKKYNDTVSSALGVPYDYGSVMHYSKDGFSKNSEPTIVTKIPQFMDVIGQRIGLSASDLTKLNRLYNCTKSSTFVDSCDFEEDNICGMIQGPGNAKWERLTCARGGPQTDFSNMGQCKGKGYFMHFSTASAKSGACALLESRWFYPKPGAQCLQFFLYNSGAADDVLTIKVRQYDMANPSGKLKFFKRISGGVMGSWELHNINLDMTQKARVVFEGVRGKKSSNGGFSLDDINLSSTKCPQHIWHVRNISCLLATTSAQNPLYSPRFLSPEGYSFQVSVYMNRKSDRSEYLAIFFRLTSGPNDHKLKWPCPWRQATITLMDQQSDIRQQMNMHRTFTTDPNMKSSDGTEYFWDNPQKVGSRVNESNGSFYYRGPGWGWSQFIDHSSLKSRNFIKGDDAFFLLSLEDISHLLVSQPLPRSAVQADADLMMAADQGAPQGAGMSRSNRQQEIEKVPIIQDMS is encoded by the exons ATGGCAGTCAGCTGGATCATTCTGTTCTATGGCCTGGGACTG GCAGCAGCTAAGCTAACGGGTGATACAG AAATGGATGTTGATGAAGGTCGTGACTGGGACATCTTTGACATCAATGAAG CGGCGGGGCTGGACCTGCTGGAGGGAGATATCGAACAGGATGAT GCATTCAGAAACTCCATCATAGATGACAAGTATCGCTGGCCAACAACCATTCCCTACTACCTAGAGGACAGTCTGG agatcaATGCAAAGGGAGTGATCCTGAAGGCATTTGACCAGTACAGACTGAAGACCTGCATTGACTTCACACCAtggaaaaaagaggaaaactaCATCTCTGTGTATAAAGGGAAGGG ATGTTCCTCCTTTGTGGGGAACCAGCGTAAGGGGAAGCAGCAGCTGTCCATTGGTGAAAGGTGTGACACACTAGGAATCGTTGAGCATGAGTTTCTGCATGCTCTGGGCTTCTGGCACGAGCAGTCCAGAGCTGACCGAGATGATTACGTCAACATCATATGGGGAAACATCAAAACTA ATCATACACACAACTTCAAGAAATACAATGACACAGTGTCCAGTGCTCTTGGTGTTCCCTATGACTACGGCTCTGTAATGCACTACAGCAAGGATGGCTTCAGCAAGAACTCTGAGCCCACCATCGTCACCAAGATCCCCCAGTTCATGGATGTGATCGGTCAGAGGATAGGGCTCAGTGCTAGTGACCTAACCAAGCTCAACCGTCTCTACAACTGCA CCAAGTCTTCTACCTTTGTGGACAGCTGTGACTTTGAGGAGGACAACATTTGTGGGATGATTCAGGGTCCCGGCAATGCAAAGTGGGAACGACTCACTTGTGCTCGTGGAGGGCCTCAGACTGACTTCTCCAACATGGGACAATGCAAAG GAAAAGGCTACTTCATGCACTTCAGCACAGCCTCTGCTAAATCTGGTGCCTGTGCTCTACTGGAGAGTCGCTGGTTTTACCCCAAACCTGGAGCCCAGTGTCTGCAGTTCTTCCTCTATAACAGCGGGGCAGCTGATGATGTTCTCACTATCAAGGTGCGACAGTATGACATGGCCAACCCCAGCGGTAAACTGAAGTTCTTCAAGAGAATTTCAG GAGGTGTTATGGGCTCCTGGGAACTGCATAACATCAATCTGGATATGACACAGAAGGCCCGTGTGGTTTTTGAGGGCGTGAGGGGAAAGAAAAGTTCAAATGGAGGTTTCTCGCTGgatgacattaacctgtcatccACAAAGTGTCCTCAACACATCTGGCACGTCCGCAACATCAGCTGCCTGCTTGCCACCACGTCAGCACAAAACCCACTATACAGCCCTCGCTTTCTGTCACCAGAAGGTTACTCCTTTCAG GTCAGTGTGTACATGAACAGGAAAAGCGACCGTTCAGAGTACTTGGCCATCTTCTTCCGCCTGACCTCAGGCCCTAATGATCACAAACTCAAGTGGCCATGTCCATGGCGACAGGCAACCATCACCCTGATGGATCAGCAGTCTGACATCAGACAGCAAATGAACATGCACCGCACGTTCACCACTGACCCCAACATGAAGTCCTCTGATG GCACTGAGTACTTTTGGGATAATCCCCAGAAGGTGGGGTCTCGAGTAAATGAGTCTAATGGCAGCTTTTACTATCGAGGCCCAGGCTGGGGATGGTCACAATTCATCGACCACAGCAGCCTAAAGAGCAGAAACTTCATCAAAGGAGACGATGCCTTCTTCCTCCTCAGTCTGGAAG ATATCTCTCATCTCCTGGTATCTCAGCCTCTTCCCCGCTCTGCAGTCCAAGCTGACGCCGATCTAATGATGGCTGCAGACCAAGGTGCTCCGCAGGGAGCAGGGATGAGCAGGAGTAATAGACAGCAGGAGATCGAAAAGGTGCCGATCATACAAGACATGTCCTGA